GATCTAAACTTGCTTAGATCCTTTTTGGAAGATGCAGATGCTAAGAAGCATGCAAGTGCATTGGTGAGAAATTGTGTTGAAGAGATCaaagaaattgtttttgatACAGAGGATATAATCGAAACATTCCTTCTAAAGGAAGAGcttgtaaaaataaatagcaTCAAGAAGAAATGTTTGAGAGGACTTTCTTGCATTAGAATGGACCATAGGAAAATTGCTTTAGATATGGGAGGTATAAGTAAGAGAATCTCCAAGGTGATTCGTGATATGCAGAGTTTTGGAGTGCAACAGATGATTTTCGATGGCAGCAAGTATTCAAATCCTCTACAAGAAAGAGAAAGGGAGATGCGAAAAACATTTCCGAGCAATAACGAAAACGAGCTTGTGGGGTTGGAGGAGAATGTTAATAAATTGGTTGGCAATTTGGTGAAGGAAGATAGCATTCAAGTAGTTTCTATAACTGGGATGGGCGGTATCGgtaaaactacacttgctcgacaagtttttaatcatgaaatggttaaaaaccattTTGATGGCGTTGCGTGGGTGTGTATTTCGCAACAGTTCACACGGACATATGTGTGGCAAACGATCTTGCAACAGCTTAGTTCAAAACATGATAAGCATGTAGAGACAAATATGAATGAAGAAGACCTCCAAGAAAAGCTCTTTCAATTGTTGGAAACTAGAACTTCTTTGATCATCCTAGATGACAtgtggagagaagaagattgggaCAGAATAAAGCCTGTGTTTCCACCCAAAAAAGGTGACATATTATGCTTCATCTTATATTCTACATGTGTACGTAAGGCTTCGATTAAGATCAAAATTTAGAACATGACAAGGCATACCCGAATGATATGATTTCGTTTTGCTTAAATGTTAAAATGTATTATGCAGGATGGAAGGTACTACTTACTTCACGCAACGTGAACGTTGGAATACATGCAGATCCTACGTGTGTCACTTTCAAACCAGGATACCTAACCTCTGATGAAAGTTGGACACTTTTTCGAAGGATAGCATTTCCTAGGAAAGAGACAACAATGGGTAAAGTTTTAAAGAAATGCATATAAAAGACTCTTTTAATTTCTGCATCATGTCTTGCTTTTAAAGCCCAAATTCATGTTGATGTTGTGTAGAGTTTAAAGTTGATGTCGAATTCGAAGAGATGGGTAGGCAAATGATAAATCATTGTGGAGGATTACCATTGGCTGTTAAGGTGTTAGGAGGGTTGTTAGCTTCCCAACACACATTAAGTGAGTGGAAAAGGATATCTCATAATATTAAATCCAACATTATTGGAGAGACTAGCTTCAATGACAGAAATATCAGCTCTGTTTATCATATTTTGTATCTGAGCTTTGAAGAGCTGCCTATTTATTTGAAGCACTGCTTTCTCTACCTTGCCCATTTCCCAGAAGATCATCCAATACGGGTTTGGGATTTGTCCTATTATTGGGCAGCAGAAGGAATACCAAGACCAATGGTTTACAAAGGAGCAACCATTGAAGAGGTCGGAGATGGATATGTA
This genomic stretch from Camelina sativa cultivar DH55 unplaced genomic scaffold, Cs unpScaffold02153, whole genome shotgun sequence harbors:
- the LOC104774248 gene encoding putative disease resistance protein At1g58400; its protein translation is NLLRSFLEDADAKKHASALVRNCVEEIKEIVFDTEDIIETFLLKEELVKINSIKKKCLRGLSCIRMDHRKIALDMGGISKRISKVIRDMQSFGVQQMIFDGSKYSNPLQEREREMRKTFPSNNENELVGLEENVNKLVGNLVKEDSIQVVSITGMGGIGKTTLARQVFNHEMVKNHFDGVAWVCISQQFTRTYVWQTILQQLSSKHDKHVETNMNEEDLQEKLFQLLETRTSLIILDDMWREEDWDRIKPVFPPKKGWKVLLTSRNVNVGIHADPTCVTFKPGYLTSDESWTLFRRIAFPRKETTMEFKVDVEFEEMGRQMINHCGGLPLAVKVLGGLLASQHTLSEWKRISHNIKSNIIGETSFNDRNISSVYHILYLSFEELPIYLKHCFLYLAHFPEDHPIRVWDLSYYWAAEGIPRPMVYKGATIEEVGDGYVEELVKRHMVKRDVSYLGFETCHMHDMMREVCLRKAEEENFVHVVDTTNSQSPCKSRRMAVHWLDETYDPEAELVNPKLRSLLFIWNQ